Proteins from one Microbacterium faecale genomic window:
- a CDS encoding carbon-nitrogen hydrolase family protein, which translates to MTIEHDAVGIAVAQFAPGADANENLTTLAELASTAAERGAHVVVAPEYASYFVDPFDATLAANAQPLDGPFTRALATIAAQNDLTIVAGLVEQGTRDRVRNTAVAVDGTGVVAASRKQHLYDAFGQTESAWVEPGETGSVETFVVDGLRFGLMTCYDLRFPEVARTLVDAGADVVLVPAEWVRGPLKEFHWETLVAARAIENTIYIAAADHTAPIGVGRSMVVDPRGVQSAGIGPERGVAVGWASRSAIDEVRRANPALDLRRYRVEPTG; encoded by the coding sequence ATGACGATCGAGCACGACGCTGTCGGGATCGCCGTGGCACAGTTCGCCCCCGGGGCCGACGCGAACGAGAACCTCACGACGCTGGCGGAGCTCGCGTCGACGGCAGCAGAGCGCGGAGCACACGTCGTCGTGGCGCCCGAGTATGCGAGCTATTTCGTCGATCCGTTCGACGCGACCCTCGCCGCGAACGCGCAGCCGCTCGACGGGCCGTTCACGCGGGCGCTCGCGACGATCGCCGCGCAGAACGATCTGACGATCGTCGCCGGTCTCGTCGAGCAGGGCACACGCGATCGCGTCCGCAACACCGCTGTCGCCGTCGACGGCACGGGTGTGGTCGCCGCCTCCCGGAAGCAACATCTGTACGACGCGTTCGGGCAGACCGAGAGCGCGTGGGTCGAGCCGGGCGAGACCGGATCCGTGGAGACGTTCGTTGTCGACGGCCTGCGTTTCGGCCTGATGACCTGCTACGACCTGAGATTCCCTGAGGTCGCTCGGACACTCGTCGACGCAGGAGCGGACGTGGTGCTGGTACCGGCGGAGTGGGTGCGGGGTCCGTTGAAGGAGTTTCACTGGGAGACGCTCGTGGCGGCACGCGCGATCGAGAACACGATCTACATCGCGGCGGCTGACCACACCGCGCCCATCGGCGTCGGACGGTCGATGGTGGTTGACCCGCGGGGCGTGCAGTCGGCGGGAATCGGTCCCGAGCGCGGCGTCGCCGTCGGGTGGGCCTCCCGCAGTGCGATCGACGAGGTCCGTCGCGCGAATCCGGCGCTCGACCTGCGCCGGTACCGGGTCGAACCGACCGGCTGA
- a CDS encoding MFS transporter has translation MTAPSRPFAAVRRRHQLLWAGFAIVVTAFNLRTAVTGFTPLLEIIGSDLAFGVMLAGLLGTIPAAAFGVFGFLAPAVTKRFGLERTAAVALAMTALSLVLRAFAPNSAVLILSTVLALAGIGAANVVVVPLVKAWFADRLALWTSLYLILMQTGQFLAPLIAVPLAVGATWRVSVGMWAAPAAVAAVAWFVLAITLPADGHHVVAAAATTERAPTIARSSTVWGLMVLFAMLSLSNYAIITWLPSVLTDAGGSAELGGTMVALYSAWGMVAALVVPQLATRMANPFIVVVICAIALIVGYVGLLLSPVAGTLAWVCALGIGVSTFPLCMTLINRRTRTSQTASAVSGFVQGIGYAIACVGPIGLGLLHEATGSWTIPLLVLAATTVPGLVAGWFACRPRFVEDAAPRTR, from the coding sequence GTGACCGCGCCCTCCCGTCCTTTTGCCGCGGTGCGCCGCCGGCACCAGCTCTTGTGGGCGGGGTTCGCCATCGTGGTGACCGCGTTCAACCTTCGCACGGCGGTCACCGGGTTCACTCCTCTGCTGGAGATCATCGGATCCGATCTCGCGTTCGGTGTCATGCTGGCCGGCCTGCTCGGGACCATTCCCGCGGCCGCATTCGGTGTCTTCGGATTCCTGGCTCCGGCGGTGACGAAGAGGTTCGGACTCGAGCGTACGGCTGCGGTGGCACTCGCGATGACCGCCCTGTCTCTGGTGCTGCGCGCCTTCGCGCCGAATTCCGCCGTTCTCATCCTCTCGACCGTGTTGGCGCTCGCCGGCATCGGGGCGGCGAACGTCGTGGTGGTGCCGCTGGTGAAGGCGTGGTTCGCCGACCGACTGGCGCTTTGGACCTCCCTCTACCTGATCCTCATGCAGACGGGGCAGTTCCTTGCTCCTCTCATCGCGGTTCCGTTAGCAGTCGGGGCGACGTGGCGCGTCTCCGTGGGAATGTGGGCCGCACCCGCCGCGGTGGCCGCGGTGGCATGGTTCGTCCTCGCGATCACGCTCCCCGCAGACGGTCACCACGTGGTTGCCGCAGCGGCGACGACGGAGCGGGCGCCGACGATCGCGCGATCGTCGACGGTCTGGGGCCTGATGGTGCTCTTCGCGATGCTGTCGCTGTCGAACTACGCGATCATCACGTGGCTGCCGTCGGTGCTCACCGACGCAGGTGGCAGCGCGGAGCTGGGCGGAACCATGGTCGCACTGTACTCGGCGTGGGGCATGGTCGCGGCGCTGGTCGTTCCGCAGTTGGCGACCCGCATGGCGAACCCGTTCATCGTCGTCGTGATCTGCGCGATCGCACTGATCGTCGGGTACGTCGGGCTCCTGCTGTCGCCCGTCGCTGGGACTCTCGCCTGGGTGTGTGCGCTGGGTATCGGAGTGAGCACGTTTCCGCTGTGCATGACCCTCATCAACCGCCGAACGCGCACCTCGCAGACCGCTTCAGCTGTCTCGGGCTTCGTCCAGGGCATCGGCTACGCGATCGCCTGCGTCGGCCCGATCGGGTTGGGGCTGCTTCATGAGGCGACCGGGTCGTGGACGATCCCACTCCTCGTCCTCGCGGCGACGACGGTGCCCGGTCTGGTTGCGGGCTGGTTCGCGTGCCGTCCCCGCTTCGTCGAAGACGCTGCTCCGAGGACCCGCTGA
- a CDS encoding S1C family serine protease yields the protein MSNDNGTPIPPLPERSAADAATHGSYAAPPYAPPSHSAPPVHGAPPAPETVPVPEGHGPAYQWAPQEQRRTKEKSGGGAKLAGLVVVAALVGGGAGLGGAWLGMSLMGDDTTSTAQPTGGSDNITINNPDEVNQTAAIAAAALPSVVTIEAASQSGGGSGSGVVLSEDGYVLTNTHVVTLGGASGDAQLRVTGSDGTLYDATIVGTDPIYDLAVIKLEGASGLTPIDIADSSELNVGDTTVAIGAPMGLSNTVTTGVISNLNRSIEIASAAAPKGDDTESPDDGDSDTPWFFDLPGQDEPRQSNESIKIAVLQTDAAINPGNSGGALVDDEGKLVGINVAIATAASSSEEGGSIGLGFAIPSNIAERIATEIIDNGAATHGLLGATVAPASMMEGTTTTGAYIDEVVPDGAAEAGGLESGDVVTTFNGVRVNDAIDLTAQVRAAPAESTATITYVRDGEEHEAEVTLGTLE from the coding sequence ATGAGCAACGACAACGGAACACCCATTCCGCCGCTCCCCGAGCGTTCGGCTGCCGACGCCGCGACCCACGGGTCGTACGCGGCACCGCCATACGCACCCCCGAGTCACAGTGCTCCGCCCGTGCACGGGGCGCCGCCCGCGCCGGAGACGGTCCCGGTCCCGGAGGGGCACGGTCCCGCATACCAGTGGGCGCCACAGGAGCAGCGGCGCACGAAGGAGAAGTCCGGTGGCGGGGCGAAGCTCGCCGGCCTTGTGGTCGTCGCCGCCCTCGTCGGCGGAGGCGCCGGCCTCGGCGGAGCGTGGCTCGGCATGTCGCTCATGGGCGATGACACGACATCGACGGCCCAGCCCACGGGCGGCTCGGACAACATCACGATCAACAACCCCGACGAGGTCAACCAGACCGCCGCGATCGCCGCCGCTGCGTTGCCGAGCGTCGTCACGATCGAGGCCGCGAGCCAGTCCGGCGGGGGCAGCGGATCCGGAGTGGTGCTGAGCGAAGACGGCTACGTGCTGACCAATACGCACGTTGTGACCCTCGGCGGTGCGTCCGGCGATGCTCAGCTGCGCGTGACGGGGTCGGATGGCACGCTCTACGACGCGACGATCGTCGGCACGGATCCGATCTACGACCTCGCCGTCATCAAGCTTGAAGGGGCCTCCGGCCTCACACCGATCGACATCGCCGACTCGTCGGAGCTCAACGTCGGCGACACGACCGTCGCGATCGGCGCACCGATGGGGCTGTCGAACACGGTGACGACCGGCGTCATCAGCAACCTCAACCGTTCGATCGAGATCGCCTCGGCCGCCGCGCCGAAGGGGGACGACACCGAATCTCCCGACGACGGCGACTCCGACACACCGTGGTTCTTCGACTTGCCTGGCCAGGACGAGCCGCGCCAGTCGAATGAATCGATCAAGATCGCCGTGCTGCAGACCGACGCCGCGATCAATCCCGGCAACTCCGGCGGTGCGCTCGTCGATGACGAGGGCAAGCTCGTCGGCATCAACGTCGCGATCGCGACGGCGGCCTCCTCGAGCGAGGAGGGCGGATCCATCGGTCTCGGATTCGCGATCCCGTCGAACATCGCCGAACGCATCGCGACCGAGATCATCGATAACGGGGCGGCGACCCACGGCCTCCTCGGCGCGACCGTCGCCCCCGCGTCGATGATGGAGGGGACGACCACGACGGGCGCCTACATCGACGAGGTCGTGCCCGACGGCGCCGCCGAGGCCGGCGGACTCGAGTCGGGCGACGTCGTCACGACGTTCAACGGCGTGCGCGTCAATGACGCGATCGATCTCACGGCCCAGGTGCGCGCCGCGCCCGCTGAGTCGACCGCCACGATCACGTACGTCCGCGACGGTGAAGAGCATGAGGCCGAGGTCACGCTCGGCACGCTCGAGTAG
- a CDS encoding aminotransferase class I/II-fold pyridoxal phosphate-dependent enzyme, with translation MTEVRGSWRLAARGARLLDSAGAVAPTIFAELSARAAETGAINLGQGFPDEDGPTEVLEAARSAIASGRNQYPPGRGVPELLEAVAEHQERFYGIHLDPRTEIIATAGATEALTAALLALLSPGDEVVVFEPFYDSYAAAIALAGARLVPVRLAWPDFQPDTAELERAVTNRTRAILVNDPHNPTGAVFSDAVRRSIVDLAARNDAVIITDEVYEHLVWGAPHRPIATLPGAAERTVSISSGGKTFSATGWKIGWLTAPEDLVTAVLTVKQYLTYANGSPLQPAIARGLRLPDEFFSELGRDMHARSTVLGDGLEAAGLSISRPAGTYFTVADVSPLGHEDAAAFCRALPEKVGVIGVPVSAFVTPEHDEEYRSLVRFAACKKVDVLEQATSRLAKLRA, from the coding sequence ATGACGGAGGTACGCGGATCCTGGCGCCTCGCCGCGCGCGGTGCTCGACTGCTCGACTCTGCCGGCGCGGTCGCGCCGACGATCTTCGCCGAGCTGTCAGCGCGCGCAGCTGAGACGGGCGCGATCAACCTCGGACAGGGGTTCCCTGACGAGGACGGGCCGACGGAGGTGCTCGAGGCGGCGCGCTCCGCGATCGCCAGCGGGAGGAATCAGTATCCGCCCGGGCGTGGCGTCCCCGAGCTGCTCGAGGCTGTCGCCGAGCACCAGGAGCGGTTCTACGGGATCCATCTCGATCCGCGCACCGAGATCATCGCCACGGCCGGCGCGACCGAGGCCCTCACGGCCGCCCTGCTCGCGCTCCTCTCCCCCGGCGACGAGGTCGTCGTCTTCGAGCCGTTCTACGACTCGTACGCGGCCGCGATCGCGCTAGCGGGCGCGCGTCTCGTGCCCGTGCGTCTGGCGTGGCCGGACTTTCAGCCGGACACCGCGGAGCTCGAGCGCGCCGTGACGAACCGTACGCGCGCGATCCTCGTGAACGATCCCCACAATCCGACAGGAGCCGTGTTCTCCGACGCGGTCCGGCGCAGCATTGTCGACCTCGCCGCTCGCAACGACGCCGTCATCATCACCGACGAGGTGTACGAGCACCTCGTGTGGGGCGCACCGCACAGGCCGATCGCGACGCTGCCGGGCGCGGCGGAGCGCACGGTATCGATCTCGTCGGGCGGCAAGACCTTCAGCGCGACCGGATGGAAGATCGGATGGCTCACCGCGCCGGAAGACCTCGTCACTGCCGTGCTCACGGTGAAGCAGTATCTGACCTACGCGAACGGATCCCCGTTGCAGCCCGCCATCGCGCGGGGCCTGCGCCTGCCGGACGAATTCTTCTCCGAGCTCGGCCGAGACATGCACGCGCGCAGCACGGTGCTGGGCGACGGTCTCGAGGCCGCCGGCCTGTCGATCTCACGCCCCGCCGGCACCTACTTCACCGTCGCCGACGTATCGCCTCTGGGACACGAGGACGCGGCCGCGTTCTGCCGCGCGCTGCCCGAGAAGGTCGGCGTGATCGGCGTTCCCGTGTCGGCGTTCGTCACGCCCGAGCACGACGAAGAGTACCGCTCGCTCGTCCGATTCGCCGCCTGCAAGAAGGTCGATGTGCTCGAACAGGCGACGTCGCGGCTTGCGAAGCTGCGCGCCTGA
- a CDS encoding CDP-glycerol glycerophosphotransferase family protein produces MRTGTVVEIVDETRVLVVAGEGDRPETAVLTGSRAAVNGRITGRGKSWKVRFPLRASRWGGPELPLPSGVYRIEIPDMEIAGSLPLSIDDEARVSVDGDTVRVGPPIDPSIETPEAVAALEHRYSVHASALEDAVFFESYYGRVAGDNPLALDREIARVRPDITRFWSVIDLSVEVPPGAVPVIEGSADWWRARSVSRLLVINDWLRRRYVPRPGQHVLQTWHGTPLKRLALHRRGFAPRRWGAVLKESRRWDVLLAQNPYGARILSKAYAFLGRPVWVEGYPRNDHLATGDDGATRRALGIGERERVLLYAPTWRDDRSEMVDYVDPISLAEQADAVVLVRGHSRTLVPGRSASGPRVIDVTGYADVSRLMLAADALITDYSSVMFDFSITGKPMYFLVPDLEDYRGRLRGFYFDLVARAPGAVVRSQDELVTALDEDASQFAEKYAAWRAVFNARDDGRAAERVVARLIDQGLLPR; encoded by the coding sequence ATGAGGACCGGGACCGTTGTGGAGATCGTCGATGAGACGCGCGTGCTCGTCGTCGCGGGAGAGGGCGATCGCCCCGAGACCGCGGTGCTCACCGGATCGCGCGCGGCTGTGAACGGCCGGATCACGGGCCGCGGCAAGAGCTGGAAGGTGCGCTTCCCACTCCGCGCCTCACGGTGGGGCGGGCCCGAGTTGCCGCTGCCGTCGGGGGTGTACCGGATCGAGATTCCGGACATGGAGATCGCGGGCTCCCTGCCGCTGTCGATCGACGACGAGGCACGGGTCTCCGTTGACGGCGACACCGTGCGCGTCGGTCCGCCCATCGATCCGTCGATCGAGACGCCTGAGGCCGTCGCCGCGCTCGAACATCGCTACTCCGTCCACGCGTCTGCGCTCGAGGACGCCGTCTTCTTCGAGAGCTACTACGGGCGCGTCGCCGGCGACAATCCGCTCGCGCTCGATCGGGAGATCGCACGTGTGCGACCTGACATCACGCGGTTCTGGAGCGTCATCGACCTCTCGGTGGAGGTACCTCCTGGCGCGGTGCCCGTCATCGAGGGATCCGCGGATTGGTGGCGCGCACGCAGCGTCTCGCGTCTGCTCGTCATCAACGACTGGCTGCGTCGCCGCTACGTCCCGCGTCCCGGGCAGCACGTGCTGCAGACGTGGCACGGCACGCCGCTCAAGCGCCTGGCTCTCCACCGCCGGGGGTTCGCTCCGCGCCGGTGGGGAGCGGTGCTGAAGGAATCTCGCCGCTGGGACGTGCTGCTCGCGCAGAATCCGTACGGTGCGCGGATCCTGTCGAAGGCTTACGCATTCCTCGGGCGCCCCGTGTGGGTCGAGGGCTATCCGCGCAACGACCACCTCGCGACCGGAGACGACGGTGCGACCCGTCGCGCGCTCGGCATCGGCGAGCGCGAGCGCGTGCTGCTGTACGCACCGACGTGGCGCGACGATCGCAGCGAGATGGTCGACTACGTGGATCCCATCTCACTCGCCGAACAGGCCGATGCGGTCGTGCTCGTGCGCGGGCACAGTCGCACGCTCGTGCCCGGCCGCAGCGCCTCAGGGCCCCGGGTGATCGACGTGACCGGCTATGCTGACGTCTCGCGCCTCATGCTCGCCGCGGACGCGCTCATCACCGACTACTCGTCCGTGATGTTCGACTTCAGCATCACGGGGAAGCCGATGTACTTCCTTGTGCCGGACCTCGAGGACTATCGCGGCCGCCTGCGCGGGTTCTACTTCGACCTCGTCGCGCGCGCGCCGGGAGCGGTCGTCCGGTCTCAGGACGAGCTCGTCACCGCGCTCGACGAGGACGCGTCGCAGTTCGCGGAGAAGTACGCCGCGTGGCGCGCGGTGTTCAACGCGCGCGACGATGGACGGGCCGCGGAGCGCGTCGTCGCACGGCTGATCGACCAGGGCCTGTTGCCGCGCTGA
- a CDS encoding CDP-glycerol glycerophosphotransferase family protein, protein MASFSFDTGNARKLARIPLYALGRLVTAVTPRSDRWVFGCGAGIADGPLALWQAARSQNIDAVWLTTTRDEDHDARQRGIPTLPKSSWRGFWATARARVAVVSHGFGDVNPYAVTGAFVAQLWHGIPLKRLGLDAPVMVTSSFLPGSRLVRRLLAWLYRRSAQRIGVLPAASHLVRGRLESAFGISDARIAVTGEPRVDVLSRGSASARAAQAREVLRQAVPALDTDRRILLYAPTWRDGTADPGIPSAAEWTRIVVLLEKHDAVLAVRSHRLGEGEYRPPVATDRVVSLGSDVLIDVTPALPGFEALITDYSSLAYDAALVPLPALFLAPDVAEYARTRGFYGAYAAVAGDDVPTTWRELLPAIDRLLGQDEERERLVGRARALSRSVHDFHDGRNTFRVLEEIRRRIGKASP, encoded by the coding sequence GTGGCGTCCTTCTCCTTCGACACGGGAAACGCGCGCAAGCTCGCGCGGATCCCGTTGTACGCGCTCGGACGCCTCGTCACCGCCGTGACACCGCGCAGTGACCGGTGGGTGTTCGGCTGCGGTGCGGGCATCGCCGACGGCCCTCTCGCCCTCTGGCAGGCGGCGCGGTCGCAGAACATCGATGCGGTGTGGCTGACGACGACGCGCGACGAAGATCACGATGCGCGGCAGCGGGGGATCCCCACGCTTCCGAAGTCATCTTGGCGCGGTTTCTGGGCGACCGCGAGAGCGCGCGTCGCCGTCGTATCGCACGGTTTCGGCGACGTGAATCCGTATGCGGTGACCGGCGCTTTCGTGGCGCAGCTCTGGCACGGGATCCCGCTCAAGCGGCTCGGTCTCGACGCCCCCGTGATGGTCACAAGCTCCTTCCTGCCGGGCTCACGCCTCGTCCGCCGCCTGCTTGCGTGGCTGTACCGCCGTTCGGCGCAGCGCATCGGGGTCCTGCCCGCTGCGAGCCACCTCGTCCGCGGCCGCCTCGAGTCGGCGTTCGGCATCTCCGATGCGCGCATCGCGGTCACTGGCGAGCCCCGCGTCGACGTGCTGTCCCGCGGATCAGCGTCAGCGCGGGCCGCGCAGGCCCGCGAGGTGTTGCGGCAGGCGGTGCCCGCGCTCGACACCGACAGGCGGATCCTGCTCTACGCACCCACCTGGCGCGACGGCACGGCCGATCCCGGTATCCCCTCCGCCGCGGAATGGACGCGGATCGTCGTGCTGCTCGAGAAGCACGACGCCGTGCTCGCGGTGCGCTCTCATCGACTCGGGGAAGGCGAGTATCGTCCGCCGGTGGCGACTGACCGCGTCGTGTCACTCGGGTCCGACGTGCTGATCGACGTGACCCCCGCGCTGCCCGGCTTCGAGGCGCTCATCACCGACTACTCGTCCCTCGCCTACGACGCGGCGCTCGTGCCGCTGCCTGCGCTGTTCCTCGCTCCCGACGTCGCCGAGTATGCGCGCACGCGCGGTTTCTACGGTGCGTACGCCGCCGTGGCGGGAGATGATGTTCCCACGACATGGCGTGAACTCCTCCCGGCGATCGACCGCTTGCTCGGGCAGGATGAGGAGCGCGAGCGACTCGTGGGCCGGGCACGCGCCCTGAGCCGGTCGGTGCACGACTTTCACGACGGACGAAACACCTTCCGCGTGCTCGAGGAGATCCGAAGGCGGATCGGGAAGGCCAGCCCATGA
- a CDS encoding FadR/GntR family transcriptional regulator → MNRDESATAQPMRRVGLIDQAAERFREEVVSGRWPIGERIPTEPTLVSMFGIGRNTVREALQSLVHAGLLRREQGRGTFVISASELTGTLERQLGGGTRRHYLELRLALDSAAASLAARNRSDADVDQLRELRDRRRASWSTEDPKRRASADLALHHGIVAATHNPLYVTLYSNMLDVFAEHMRDEESDDPEVAHRHHHDLIEAIADGDADQATAAVAAIFTPFVESAT, encoded by the coding sequence ATGAATCGCGACGAGTCTGCCACAGCTCAACCGATGCGTCGAGTCGGGCTCATCGATCAGGCGGCTGAGCGCTTCCGCGAGGAGGTGGTCTCCGGACGTTGGCCGATTGGCGAGCGGATCCCGACCGAACCCACTCTCGTCTCGATGTTCGGCATCGGCCGCAACACAGTTCGCGAGGCGCTGCAGTCTCTCGTGCACGCCGGCCTGTTACGCCGTGAGCAGGGGCGCGGCACATTCGTCATCTCGGCATCCGAACTCACCGGCACGCTCGAACGTCAGCTCGGCGGCGGCACGCGTCGCCACTATCTCGAACTGCGCCTCGCTCTCGACTCAGCGGCGGCCTCGCTCGCCGCCCGCAACCGTTCCGACGCCGATGTCGATCAGCTGCGCGAGCTGCGCGACCGTCGACGAGCGAGCTGGTCGACAGAGGATCCCAAGCGGCGCGCGAGCGCGGATCTCGCTCTCCACCACGGCATCGTGGCCGCGACGCACAATCCGCTCTACGTCACGCTCTACTCGAACATGCTCGATGTCTTCGCGGAGCACATGCGTGACGAGGAGAGCGACGATCCGGAGGTCGCGCACCGCCACCACCATGACCTGATCGAGGCGATCGCCGACGGCGACGCCGACCAAGCCACCGCAGCGGTCGCCGCGATCTTCACTCCGTTCGTGGAGTCAGCGACGTGA